Below is a genomic region from Henckelia pumila isolate YLH828 chromosome 3, ASM3356847v2, whole genome shotgun sequence.
CAATCGCACACTCATCTATAGCTTTGATCGTAAATCTCATCATTGTCTTTCACAAAGCATAATTCATGTCATCAAAAACCGGAGGTTTAAAAAACGAGTTTGCAGTAGTAGATGAGTCCATATCTAAACAAGGTATTGAcagagatgttggcaacatctttcAACAGCACTTAAGATCATAATGAATAgagtagagaaaaaaaaatatgtcaaCGAATGATAAATATAACAGAGAGACTTAAGATAAGCATTGATTATACACAGAgcatacaacacaacaaaataaatcaaaaaagaAACCCAAAACTAGCTaaaccaaaaaccaaaaaccaaaaCTAGAATTGATTGCTCTCCGAAGAGCCATCATTATCATCAGCAACagtttcttctccttcttctccgTGAGCTTCACCTTCACcccctttttgttcagaagAGGTACCTACTCCAAGGAGGTTGTGGTAGTGAGCTTTCAATGCCTCATAGTAGGCAAGATCTGCTTTGGCTTGAATGATCTTCTGCtcagcataaaatagttgagcTTGAATGAAAGTTGTATCCATGGATTAAGCTGCGGAGGGTGGAACAAATATGGCAATTGACAGTGGGGTGTTGGCAACATATTCCACAACATCTTCAACAGCACCTGATTCTGACCAAGGTAGATCAAACTTTCTATTTCTTCTAAGTAGTGCAGGTGCAATCTTCAACACTTCTCCAGGCTCAGTAAGAGATTCATCACCATCCTTCTCAATTTCTTGAGATATCGTTATAGAATAGATCAAGGAAGGATATGGAAGCTTGAGTGTAGGCTGAGCACAATATGCAAATGCCATAACTGTGTCGAACACCAGTCGACCATAGTTAAAATTAGCTCCTATTCCAATGGCATACAATACTAGAGCTTGATGTTTAGTGAGGACAGTAGAGTTCCCGGAGGGAGTCCAGGTCTTCACCGAAGTCTTGTGCAAGACAGAGTATAGAGATGTAAACTTGGCAGCTGGGAGATTCTTAGGATGAGCTGGGAATGTTGTGACTTGACCACCTGTAATGACAGAGGTCATCACATCCAAGGAGGGTAAAATAGCATCATCAACAGAAGATGTCCACAGGAAGCCATTAATAACTGCCGGACTAAACTGAAAAATTTGTTCTCTCATGTACACTTTCCCATAATTCACAAATCTTGGATCCTTCACTGCTTCAGTAAGATTGCAGTAGAATTCCAGCACAAGTTCCCTACAATACGGAGCAGCAGCAGTAACAGTAGCAAGCATATTTCTCACCTCAAAAAATTGAACCATATTCTGAGCTCCATAACTCTCCAGATCAATATTATGTTCTTCAAGGAACTCAGGATTGGCATACTGTTCCCAGTTATCTGCAATATCCTTAGAATAAAATGAGGATGAGTAAGACTGGTTTACCCGATAGTCTTCTCCTAAGGTGTTGTCCAAGGTGTCAGCAACaccttcctcaacatcttcCTCAGAATCATTAGTGTCTGACTATTCTTCCAACTCATTCTCAGCATCAGAATCTTCACTCGATTTAGAACTGGAGCTATCAGATTGATTGGGATGATTGTCAGCATACTCTTGTATCATCTCCTCGTCAGGTTCATCATCTGATTCGTAAGGGGATACAACTGATTTCTGTACTTTTTCTTGCTTCAAACCAGCCATGAATTTGGCTATAGACGCTTCCTCATCATCTAAAAAAACAAGAGGAGCAGTGGTGGATGTCTCATCAACAATAGGAACAGATGCAGATGCATCTTTATCATCCGCAATAGAAGTGGAAATTTGAGTCTCTGTGAAGAAGATTCACTTGCAGAAGATGAATCACCAGTTGATTCATTCTCAGCAGCAAAAGGCACAGGAATGGCTTTACCCGTTGGTTTCATCACACTGGATTTTCCCCTCTTACGATGCACAATCTTGTAATATTCATCGGAGCTCGCATCACCAGATGAGAATTCGGTGTCCACCAGAGAAGGTCTCTATGGTTGACCCTTCCCACGGTATCTCTTCGAAGCATTGTAGTCAGGATTGTATCCGGCTTGTCGCTTGGATCGGCAAGTCAAGGGTTTCGGTGGAAACACCTTGTTGATTGTAGAAATATCCGGTAGATTATCTATTTTATTACCACTCTTTTCTGGAGAAATCAAATCCAGGGACACAGGTTCCTCTGCAACTGGAACAATGGCATGCTCGATCAGAGGGTGTGGTGATGGAGGTGTTGTCACACCTTGAGCAACATCTCTTGAAAATCTCATCTCAGTGCGAATGTCGTGAGAATCAAATCATTTTCATGCCATTAAAATTGCGAGATAAAAAAACAGAGGGAAATTTAGGGCAAAAAGAATTAGGGACGATGAGTGATCAGAGGAAACACGAAGGCAGGAAGATTATGTTCCTAGAATAGATAAGCACCCAATATATATCAAAACACTCAATCTTTCCTACTCACTCGGATTTACAGTAGACCCCAACGGTAGCAAAATCCCTAACTGTAATAATCCAAAACGGTAACAAATCCAATTTAAATTAGGAAACTAAATCAGTTATACTCGTCAATTCTCTAGGCCCaattatttcaccaaatattttcatatttaaacTCATCATCGATATATAACACCATTGAAACAAAATcgatcataataaaaatcaaaatttcagaggatagggcaaaaattcaaaatttttgtttaattaaaactTCAAACTTCTCAGCCAGATATATtcacacaaaaataaatatgcataTCCTAAATATGTCGAATACAAaatgtgacataaaaataaaattcgatCACATGCAAAATATATGTTGACAATTGAGGTGTTATCcccgatgttggcaacatcttccagcaacacttcaggattctcaaaaaaatttgttatcaaattcattattacagaagtggtagcctgcacactaaaggaacgatcttcaacGGACCCCTTTAGATAGCTTTTTtcatttgcttctgatttttgaatcaaatttgatgattgaatttatcacgttttatcatattgttattttgagtttctgaatttgagaaatcacttttcacttgggacaATATCATGAAATACACGAATATCCATCCACTACTTTGTGATTTAGTCAGAACTCTTTATCGATTAATCCTCATTAAATTGTAAAACACTTTTTCAAGAAATCCTGAGTGTAAACTGgtcaatggttacaaagtatcaaatacttcacaaaacagaatgaatgcatgaatgcaacatgCCTAATGATCCTAAAGAtgaacatgcatgaaaaggtgttgtcttAGGGTGTTGGAAACACTCCAGACAACATTTCAGTTCtgtttataatgcacacattCTGAAAAACTTCCATAGACTGGAGAATCCAtcaaaatccaaagcttttgtgaatatatcagctaattggttattagtcccaacaaactcaataaagatcatgcttttctaaccaaatctcgaatgaagtgatgtataatgtcaatgtgtttggttcgagagtgttatactggatttttggatatatcaatggcactagaattatcacagtacataataggagtatcactcttaattTCATAATCATTCAACATTTTATTCATCCATAGGAGTTGTAAGCAACAACTACCTACAACAACATATTCAGATTCTGCAGTTGAAAGAGACACAcagttttgtttcttactataccatgacactaagttatttctcaagtagaaacatcctcccgaagtgctctttctctcatgTAGATCCTCaacccaatcagcatcactaaaccctaccaaattcgagttggtttctttagtgtaccacaaacccaaattcaaagtacccgccacatatttcagtatactTTTTACGGCCTTTAGATGtgtaacttttgggttagactaGTATCTAGCGCACAAAAAAGCactaaacatgatatcaggtctagtagcactcaaatacaaaatactaaaaatcatgcttcagtagagggtgttgtcaacaccttcggcaacatcttCCCTCGATAGTTTTTCACTAGACCCCATAGGTgtacgcatgtgtttagtgttgtcattcaaGAACCTTTTCACCAAATTTTTATCATACTTACTCTGACataaaaatataccatcatgcatttgtttcacttgaaatcccaagaaataagttaactcaccaaccatgctcatctcaaatgtagaagacatgcacgtcacaaaatcatcaacaagtttatcatttgaaacacaaaagattatatcatctacataaacttggcaaattaagatattaccttgagactttttcacaaataaagtcttatcaacttcacctcttttgaagccaaGATTGAGAAAGTACTCGGTTAACCTTCCATACCATACACGTTGAAACGAACCAGACtcgaatgaatttttttttaaaatattacatatatgcccatacatatatgcatctatacttaaaatagattttcataaaatttaatacataataaaaagtgATTTcatcttaaaaatttaaaaactcgaacaggttaaaatccatccaaacgactataatctcaaaagtatacaaactaatgaaaaatagtaaacatgtgcggaaaatagctcaatacataaaatatcttaacataaactaaatcaaccaaaacatgagctggcgaaggtcacgggtgtgctagctcgccacagatgcacagaggtcttcaccaccagtcgggaccacaacctcctgaataacataaaactcacatgcacaccatttagatctagtgagcctaaaggcccagcatgctctatctttaataacgagtactactaaataaaaccacatgcaaacacataacgtatataaaaataacataaggattctaatgcatgcatgatcgtaaaatcgtatgcataaactgcgtcgtaatctatatcataacataagcattgacatgccataaacataaaaatcattttctgtgggtcatatcagtaaagtgtaacctaattctattgatcaatctaaatccatcgtacgtggtggcggcctgtggggtgtacccctaacgccctatgccacttcacccaacctttggggatccataggctcataatcgtaagtggaaaggtcatcgggcccggtatcccgacctccagtcccgtgtttgtcacaaatcacttcaacttcccaaaaatattttttttacatgtccgttatctcatcataaaatacatgcatgaatcataaacttagaaatatcattttcttaaaatttttcccgtaaatatatatttaattcatttttccataaaaatcatatttatatcaaaatatacaaatacatctattaaatatatatttacggactattttgtttgccactggctagttcgtgttggagaacggtgatcagatcaatcaaaattaatacccggtgcagcggaagtttaaaatttttatatggaacgattccataatgggtatcaaaactttacgattaaattgtgcgtgtaaaaattaaataacaattaaatttttacctccaatctcgaatcgagattatggacaccaacagattactctgctcttgttgtatatcccaggaactgatgg
It encodes:
- the LOC140889649 gene encoding uncharacterized protein, coding for MILRKMLRKDIADNWEQYANPEFLEEHNIDLESYGAQNMVQFFEVRNMLATVTAAAPYCRELVLEFYCNLTEAVKDPRFVNYGKVYMREQIFQFSPAVINGFLWTSSVDDAILPSLDVMTSVITGGQVTTFPAHPKNLPAAKFTSLYSVLHKTSVKTWTPSGNSTVLTKHQALVLYAIGIGANFNYGRLVFDTVMAFAYCAQPTLKLPYPSLIYSITISQEIEKDGDESLTEPGEVLKIAPALLRRNRKFDLPWSESGAVEDVVEYVANTPLSIAIFVPPSAA